From Paenibacillus physcomitrellae, the proteins below share one genomic window:
- a CDS encoding glutaminase family protein yields the protein MTTTLRPPAVPLVTIDPYFSVWSMADRLTGDFTRHWTGKRNALTGLIRIDGTPWRFAGLTEPNPENYYAEPEAMQQTELQVTPLSTSYTFEAGGIALEVVFTSPLLPDSLELLSRPASYVSFRVRSLDGNPHDVQLYFDVTGEWCVNTSEQKVVLGQEKNEHLAIMQARSAEQQVLNASGDDLRIDWGSLMLAVQQAPDMQTWMGPAEVRKSFVRTGELKAGSKTPSPNEAQTVRDTQPVLAAVWNCGEVDGKAGKSQMIVLAYDDVYSIEYFGRRLEAYWKKDGQTTMEMIEHAFREYSDILLRCEAFDRQLQADAVRSGGEKYADILSLSYRQAIAAHKLVLDPEGQPLFMSKECFSNGCIATVDVSYPSIPLFLLYQPELVRGMMRPILKYAASEAWPFEFAPHDVGQYPLANGQVYGENAREAQMPVEECGNMLVMAAAVSLADGQWEFAAEHRELLSRWADYLLEYGLDPENQLCTDDFAGHLARNANLSAKAIMGVASYSLLCRQLGDSAEADRYLQAAKDMAGQWTKLAEDQSEGSPHTKLVFSEKGEGTWSLKYNLVWDLIFGTNLFDPSLVRRETAWYLEKQNRYGVPLDNREAYTKGDWLVWAASLAEERKDFEQIISPLWDFLNETPDRVPFSDWYDTITARQIGFQHRSVVGGMFIKLLKDRGLSIK from the coding sequence ATGACAACGACTTTACGCCCACCCGCAGTCCCGTTAGTTACCATTGATCCTTATTTCAGCGTCTGGTCGATGGCCGACCGTCTAACCGGCGACTTCACCCGGCATTGGACGGGTAAGCGGAATGCGCTGACCGGGCTGATCCGCATCGATGGAACGCCTTGGAGGTTCGCTGGTTTAACTGAGCCAAATCCGGAAAATTATTATGCGGAGCCGGAAGCTATGCAGCAAACGGAACTTCAGGTTACCCCGCTGTCCACCTCTTACACCTTTGAGGCGGGAGGCATTGCGCTGGAGGTTGTATTTACCAGCCCGCTGCTGCCCGATTCCTTGGAGCTTCTGTCGCGGCCGGCGTCTTATGTATCCTTCCGGGTACGTTCCCTGGATGGTAATCCGCATGACGTGCAGCTTTATTTCGACGTGACCGGAGAATGGTGCGTGAACACCAGCGAGCAAAAGGTTGTACTGGGGCAGGAGAAAAATGAACATTTGGCGATTATGCAGGCGAGAAGCGCAGAGCAGCAGGTTTTGAACGCCTCGGGAGACGATCTGCGGATCGACTGGGGCAGCTTGATGCTGGCGGTGCAGCAGGCTCCTGACATGCAGACATGGATGGGACCGGCGGAAGTCCGCAAGTCGTTTGTACGCACCGGTGAACTCAAGGCAGGCAGCAAGACACCTTCACCGAATGAGGCGCAGACGGTTCGCGATACCCAGCCGGTGCTGGCAGCCGTTTGGAATTGCGGCGAGGTAGACGGCAAGGCAGGTAAATCGCAGATGATTGTGCTTGCGTATGACGATGTTTATTCGATCGAATATTTTGGGCGCAGGCTTGAGGCGTATTGGAAGAAAGATGGCCAAACTACGATGGAAATGATAGAACACGCATTTCGGGAATATTCGGACATCCTCCTGCGCTGCGAAGCGTTTGACCGGCAGCTGCAGGCGGATGCCGTGCGTTCCGGCGGAGAGAAATACGCCGATATTTTGTCCCTGTCCTACCGGCAGGCGATCGCAGCGCATAAGCTTGTGCTTGATCCGGAAGGCCAGCCGCTGTTCATGTCCAAAGAATGCTTCAGCAACGGTTGTATCGCTACAGTCGATGTCAGCTATCCTTCGATTCCGCTTTTTCTGCTGTACCAGCCGGAGCTTGTCCGCGGAATGATGCGGCCTATCTTAAAATATGCGGCAAGCGAAGCCTGGCCGTTTGAATTTGCTCCCCATGACGTCGGCCAATATCCGCTCGCTAACGGTCAGGTGTACGGGGAGAATGCGCGAGAGGCCCAAATGCCGGTCGAGGAATGCGGCAATATGCTGGTGATGGCAGCGGCAGTCAGCCTGGCCGACGGACAATGGGAGTTTGCGGCGGAGCACCGCGAGCTGTTGTCCCGGTGGGCGGATTATTTGCTCGAATACGGGCTTGATCCGGAGAATCAGCTGTGCACCGATGATTTCGCCGGCCATTTGGCCCGCAATGCCAACCTGTCGGCCAAAGCGATCATGGGAGTGGCCAGCTACTCCTTATTGTGCAGGCAGCTGGGCGATTCTGCCGAAGCGGACCGTTACCTGCAGGCGGCTAAGGACATGGCCGGCCAGTGGACGAAACTTGCGGAGGATCAAAGCGAGGGAAGCCCGCATACCAAATTGGTATTTAGCGAGAAAGGGGAAGGCACCTGGAGCTTGAAATACAATCTGGTATGGGATCTTATTTTCGGAACGAATCTCTTTGATCCATCCCTTGTTCGTCGGGAAACGGCTTGGTATTTGGAGAAGCAAAACCGCTACGGCGTGCCGCTGGATAACCGTGAAGCTTACACCAAAGGGGACTGGCTCGTCTGGGCTGCTTCGCTGGCGGAGGAGCGGAAGGACTTCGAGCAGATCATTTCGCCGCTTTGGGACTTTCTGAATGAAACCCCGGACCGCGTACCGTTCTCGGACTGGTACGATACGATTACGGCCCGGCAGATCGGTTTCCAGCACCGCAGCGTGGTCGGCGGGATGTTTATCAAGCTGCTGAAGGACAGAGGTTTGTCTATAAAGTAA
- the essC gene encoding type VII secretion protein EssC — translation MGFIYQRSPRIRPEIEQIRRQLPAPSQVTVKPAVGLPGLVLPALALLSGFGILVYILVFGAAGGHSSFLLWLASLVLLLAGAVPAAYMLNVRNRYTQAQRQKAKEYSELLNRLESEWNTKADEQREVLEQIHGDFVRSESIVRRRSPSLWERSVSEPDFLHLRVGTGDAPAAYTFSLPAIGEPQGESQLWYEQACQLAERTQFVPNSPVAIPLSECGVTGIVGDWQACLQVLRNLLVQLAVRHSPDEVRLSAFFREDQLKQWDWMRWFPHLWETDGHFRRMACTAADKQKLADYLQRELRNRFGRSAGSVRFTEVNEPAKDIVILSDPGVMDHDLLYAMLTETGKLAGAHTVILARSVNQLPRQCRLIVECEAEQGSYIWKKEDGQVENKTFQLDRISKEESEHLARLMARITLKSAKADVLPERVRLLELLDREDFSSGFSSGSAAAAWNNGRLPLGLPVPLGVRTGGETFLLNLHDRIDLGGQGPHGLIAGTTGSGKSALLQSLVLSAAVNYHPHDAAFLLIDYKGGGMSGALQELPHVVGSLTNLDGRLVERAKTALRAELVSRQKKLKTAGGLEHIDEYYRLGAPNGPLPHLFVIVDEFAELKLDYPDFIDELVSIASIGRTLGLHLLLATQKPAGVVDDKIWSNARFRICLRVESESDSREMLKIPDAARLTVSGRGFVQVGPDWTEEVQFAWPGAAYEGNGQAFFNPAESRLQMVLLNGTREPVGQQGGPDINGAAQTGPQKRELDVLVETLSRAAAEQGIERLQGPWLPSLPEELYLDELDLQAQDRGALTAFVGLADDVNGQRQFAAALPLKAGHIAIYGMPGSGKTTLLQTLLMSLLQEPDNSWHGYLIDMGRMLGDFAVLSPVGAVIAPDESDRLPRLFRFLKRTAAERRELLAGAGLKQADQYRGTFGNKLEDIVLIVDDYRRFQTAFPMEAEWLDELLREGAAAGIYVVMTASRFGDIPERTRSLIPQAAALELADSGDYYLAVGKPSAPIPSKRGRGYLKGYPPLEFQTALPVSGADEYERAEHLREKLSRIAEEWKGIKAPRIPSTPAKVNLRELLPVGRQFGLDPAAVAVPVGLDTEDLTPVTVSLGSGPHFIVGAPIGGGKTTFLQSWILSLAWHADPEKLAVYILEARSVQPDSSHLSLLSRLPHVRGTGIGENGAAEMLSRIQEDIRTAAESGKPRPVTLLVIDDADLLARRLNDFTVKDGLTELVRGSRDTGVHVVLSGVPGDFPTFGADWFSEVKACQTGFMLGTKDPSDLAFMRIPIKESAGGPGELPVLPQGEGFYVNRRYMKIKAAVPFDKVWTPEKWVARVCDQWEVSV, via the coding sequence ATGGGATTTATTTATCAAAGATCACCCCGCATCAGACCGGAAATCGAACAAATCCGTCGGCAATTGCCGGCTCCGTCCCAAGTAACGGTTAAACCAGCTGTAGGTCTTCCGGGGTTGGTTCTGCCGGCACTCGCGCTTTTAAGCGGATTCGGTATACTGGTCTACATATTGGTGTTCGGTGCTGCAGGAGGACACAGCAGCTTCTTGTTATGGTTGGCAAGCCTGGTGCTGCTGCTCGCAGGAGCCGTTCCAGCGGCTTATATGCTGAATGTCAGAAACAGATATACCCAAGCGCAGCGTCAAAAGGCAAAAGAATATTCGGAGCTTCTAAACCGGCTTGAATCGGAATGGAACACCAAAGCGGATGAGCAGCGGGAAGTGCTGGAACAAATCCACGGGGATTTTGTACGTTCTGAAAGCATCGTAAGAAGAAGATCGCCGTCACTTTGGGAAAGATCTGTATCAGAGCCTGACTTTCTCCATCTGCGGGTCGGTACGGGGGACGCCCCGGCTGCTTACACTTTCTCGCTGCCTGCTATCGGCGAACCCCAGGGAGAGTCGCAGCTGTGGTATGAACAAGCCTGTCAATTGGCGGAGAGGACCCAGTTTGTTCCAAATAGTCCTGTGGCTATCCCGTTATCCGAATGCGGCGTGACTGGAATTGTGGGTGACTGGCAAGCCTGTCTCCAGGTGCTGCGAAATCTCCTGGTCCAGCTGGCCGTACGCCACTCACCGGATGAAGTAAGACTTTCGGCTTTCTTCAGGGAGGATCAGCTAAAGCAATGGGACTGGATGCGCTGGTTCCCACATTTGTGGGAGACGGACGGACATTTCCGGCGAATGGCTTGTACAGCTGCGGACAAGCAGAAATTGGCCGACTATCTGCAAAGAGAATTAAGAAACCGATTTGGGCGCTCTGCGGGTTCAGTAAGATTCACTGAGGTGAATGAACCTGCCAAGGATATTGTCATACTGTCCGACCCCGGGGTTATGGATCATGATCTGCTTTATGCGATGCTGACGGAGACTGGAAAGCTGGCCGGCGCGCATACCGTTATTTTGGCCCGTTCCGTGAACCAGCTTCCGAGACAGTGCCGTCTGATCGTGGAATGTGAAGCCGAGCAGGGCAGTTATATATGGAAAAAAGAAGACGGACAAGTGGAGAACAAAACGTTTCAGCTTGACCGGATTTCCAAGGAGGAAAGCGAACATCTGGCACGGCTGATGGCCAGAATCACGCTGAAGAGCGCCAAGGCTGACGTTCTGCCTGAACGAGTACGGCTGCTGGAACTCCTTGACCGTGAAGATTTTTCTTCCGGCTTTTCTTCCGGCTCCGCCGCAGCAGCCTGGAATAACGGCAGATTACCGTTAGGCCTTCCTGTCCCGCTTGGCGTGAGAACAGGCGGCGAAACCTTTCTATTAAATCTTCATGATCGAATCGATCTGGGCGGACAAGGGCCGCACGGGCTGATCGCGGGCACAACAGGTTCGGGAAAAAGCGCGCTGCTGCAGTCCCTTGTCCTGTCAGCAGCCGTCAATTATCACCCGCATGATGCCGCCTTTCTGCTGATCGACTATAAAGGCGGCGGGATGTCGGGCGCTCTGCAGGAGCTGCCGCATGTCGTCGGTTCTTTAACCAATCTCGACGGAAGGCTGGTCGAACGGGCCAAAACGGCTTTAAGGGCGGAGCTTGTGTCCAGACAGAAGAAGCTGAAGACAGCCGGAGGGCTGGAACATATCGATGAATACTACCGGTTGGGAGCGCCTAATGGGCCCCTGCCTCATTTATTTGTCATCGTCGATGAATTTGCAGAGCTTAAATTGGATTATCCGGATTTTATCGATGAATTGGTCAGCATAGCTTCCATCGGCCGGACACTCGGACTCCACTTACTTCTGGCAACTCAGAAGCCTGCTGGAGTGGTCGATGATAAAATATGGAGCAACGCCCGATTCCGGATCTGTCTGCGGGTAGAATCCGAAAGCGACAGCCGGGAAATGCTCAAAATTCCGGATGCTGCAAGGCTGACCGTCTCCGGACGCGGATTTGTCCAGGTCGGCCCGGATTGGACCGAAGAGGTTCAGTTTGCCTGGCCTGGGGCGGCTTACGAAGGTAATGGCCAAGCTTTCTTTAACCCGGCTGAATCCCGGCTGCAAATGGTTCTGCTGAACGGTACCCGTGAGCCGGTTGGACAGCAAGGTGGGCCAGACATAAACGGGGCTGCACAGACCGGGCCGCAGAAACGCGAGCTTGACGTTCTTGTTGAGACGCTCTCCCGGGCTGCGGCAGAGCAGGGAATCGAACGTCTGCAAGGTCCTTGGCTCCCGTCTTTGCCTGAAGAGCTTTATCTGGATGAGCTGGATTTGCAGGCTCAGGATAGAGGGGCGCTAACGGCGTTTGTTGGCCTTGCCGACGATGTGAACGGGCAGCGCCAGTTCGCGGCGGCTCTGCCGCTGAAGGCCGGTCACATAGCTATTTACGGCATGCCGGGTTCAGGCAAGACGACACTGCTGCAAACGCTGCTGATGTCTTTGCTGCAAGAGCCGGATAACAGCTGGCACGGATATTTGATTGATATGGGAAGGATGCTGGGGGACTTCGCAGTCCTGTCTCCTGTAGGAGCGGTTATCGCTCCGGATGAAAGCGACCGGCTGCCAAGGCTGTTCCGCTTTCTCAAACGAACGGCGGCTGAGCGCCGGGAGCTGCTGGCCGGTGCCGGCCTCAAGCAGGCGGATCAATACAGAGGCACATTTGGGAACAAGCTGGAGGATATCGTACTGATAGTCGACGATTACCGCCGGTTTCAAACCGCCTTTCCAATGGAGGCCGAGTGGCTGGATGAACTTCTGCGGGAAGGAGCCGCGGCTGGTATTTATGTAGTAATGACGGCCAGCCGCTTCGGCGATATTCCGGAGAGGACACGCAGCCTGATTCCGCAGGCAGCTGCACTGGAGCTTGCCGATTCCGGTGATTATTATTTGGCCGTTGGCAAACCCTCTGCCCCGATCCCTTCAAAACGCGGCAGAGGTTACTTGAAAGGCTATCCTCCGCTCGAATTCCAGACGGCGCTGCCCGTCTCCGGAGCCGATGAGTATGAACGGGCAGAGCATTTGAGAGAGAAGCTCAGCCGGATCGCGGAAGAGTGGAAAGGGATTAAGGCTCCTAGAATTCCTTCGACCCCGGCCAAGGTCAATTTAAGGGAACTGCTGCCGGTAGGCAGGCAGTTTGGCCTTGACCCGGCTGCTGTGGCCGTGCCTGTCGGTCTTGATACGGAGGATCTGACTCCCGTGACTGTTTCGCTCGGCAGCGGACCGCATTTTATCGTGGGCGCTCCGATAGGCGGCGGCAAAACGACTTTTCTGCAGAGCTGGATTCTTTCGTTAGCTTGGCATGCGGATCCTGAGAAGCTGGCTGTTTATATCCTGGAAGCCAGGTCTGTCCAGCCGGACAGCTCGCATTTATCCCTATTATCCAGGCTGCCGCATGTTCGGGGGACCGGCATCGGCGAAAACGGGGCCGCCGAAATGCTTAGCCGGATTCAGGAGGACATACGAACTGCAGCGGAAAGCGGAAAGCCGCGGCCGGTAACGCTGCTTGTTATTGACGATGCGGATCTGCTGGCCCGCAGACTTAACGATTTTACAGTAAAAGATGGCTTGACGGAGCTCGTTAGAGGAAGCCGGGATACCGGCGTGCACGTTGTGCTCTCCGGGGTGCCCGGGGATTTCCCAACCTTCGGGGCCGATTGGTTCTCGGAAGTAAAAGCGTGTCAAACCGGCTTTATGCTCGGGACCAAAGACCCTTCGGATTTGGCATTCATGCGGATTCCGATCAAGGAATCGGCGGGAGGGCCGGGTGAACTGCCTGTGCTTCCGCAAGGAGAGGGTTTCTATGTTAACCGCAGATATATGAAGATAAAAGCTGCGGTGCCTTTCGATAAAGTATGGACGCCGGAGAAGTGGGTGGCCCGGGTTTGTGACCAATGGGAAGTGAGTGTATGA
- a CDS encoding WXG100 family type VII secretion target, producing MGGRITVNPEQIEEMARQFLQGGEQSRQIIAGLTQMVNSLEQEWEGLSKQRFFHEFQEADKQMKAFVYMLESIGEELAVMSNKFRSLDQTRF from the coding sequence ATGGGAGGCAGAATTACGGTTAATCCGGAACAAATTGAAGAGATGGCACGTCAGTTTCTTCAGGGTGGCGAACAAAGCCGCCAGATTATAGCCGGTTTGACCCAAATGGTGAACAGTTTGGAACAGGAATGGGAGGGGCTGTCCAAGCAGCGTTTCTTCCATGAATTCCAGGAAGCGGATAAACAAATGAAAGCTTTTGTGTATATGCTGGAATCCATAGGCGAAGAACTGGCCGTGATGTCCAACAAGTTCAGAAGTCTGGATCAGACCCGTTTCTAA
- a CDS encoding vWA domain-containing protein has product MTYTVQASQRTPALIIYLIDISASMNMMMEGRRRMDIVYEALSLAVRQMVFRSTKGNRLTPRYRVAMLAYSDEVYDLLGGVKGIDEIAALGTLPWMSPKRFSDSAKAFQQAEKILRDELPFMQDCPAPLICHMTDGVHTGADPLPVARRIMEMGVPDGKVLIENIFITDYLLSEPVAEPRRWGGITVQTKLKDDHAELLREMSSPLPPSYREMLQEADYQLSEEALMLLPGTCAELVSVGFQMSAATPVR; this is encoded by the coding sequence ATGACATATACGGTACAAGCTTCACAGCGTACGCCTGCACTGATCATTTATTTGATTGATATCAGCGCTTCCATGAATATGATGATGGAGGGCAGAAGAAGAATGGATATCGTCTACGAGGCGCTTTCGCTTGCTGTCCGCCAAATGGTGTTCCGGTCCACGAAAGGCAACCGGCTGACGCCCAGATACCGGGTTGCGATGCTTGCTTACAGTGATGAGGTCTATGATCTGCTTGGTGGAGTAAAAGGCATCGATGAAATTGCCGCGCTCGGCACACTTCCCTGGATGTCGCCAAAACGTTTTTCAGACAGTGCGAAAGCATTTCAGCAAGCCGAAAAAATTCTGCGGGACGAACTTCCCTTCATGCAGGACTGTCCGGCGCCCTTGATCTGCCATATGACAGATGGCGTCCATACTGGAGCGGACCCGCTGCCGGTTGCCCGGCGGATTATGGAGATGGGCGTCCCTGACGGAAAGGTGCTGATCGAAAATATTTTCATTACCGATTATCTTCTTTCGGAACCTGTTGCGGAGCCGAGAAGATGGGGCGGGATCACTGTGCAGACGAAGCTGAAAGATGATCACGCGGAGCTGCTGCGGGAGATGTCCTCCCCGCTTCCGCCAAGCTACCGGGAAATGCTGCAGGAAGCGGACTATCAGCTGTCGGAAGAAGCGCTTATGCTCCTGCCCGGAACTTGTGCCGAGCTGGTGTCCGTCGGATTTCAAATGTCTGCGGCAACACCGGTCAGATAA
- a CDS encoding protein phosphatase 2C domain-containing protein → MRMTPRGIGKGGQGPHSELFMWLSSQDTVQPVTSWSDGGLTCRYGYSPSSESSSYGEPGQDFGAVAVHGNSVRFVLCDGVSLSYRGDFGAKLLGEGLFEWLREPPGMEIEPAVRLLEALSFKAEQALDCLELPAGLPPMLRDVLLEKRSQGTAAMFTCGYLVRPTPEQEGELWLMWQGDLRIRLWRDEQEQRPLPETSFRTEERWTSMSSARQSRLQRSKTAAQYPHMVHLPIPSREKGGLLLYTDGLQSLDKAGLPLSGCELTDALRGGAAGWLEDDASLLEVSWNGVEPDF, encoded by the coding sequence ATGAGAATGACACCTCGCGGTATAGGAAAAGGCGGCCAAGGCCCGCATTCAGAGCTGTTCATGTGGCTCAGCAGCCAGGATACGGTTCAGCCGGTCACTTCATGGTCGGACGGGGGACTGACCTGCCGTTACGGCTACAGTCCTTCCTCCGAAAGCAGCAGTTATGGAGAACCGGGACAGGATTTTGGCGCGGTGGCCGTTCATGGGAATTCGGTGCGATTTGTTTTATGCGACGGGGTTTCGTTGAGCTACAGAGGGGATTTTGGCGCCAAGCTGTTGGGTGAAGGCTTATTTGAATGGCTGCGCGAACCGCCCGGCATGGAGATCGAGCCCGCTGTCAGACTGCTTGAAGCCCTTTCATTCAAGGCTGAGCAAGCCCTTGATTGTCTTGAGCTGCCCGCCGGACTTCCACCGATGTTAAGGGATGTCCTGCTGGAGAAACGGAGCCAAGGGACAGCGGCCATGTTTACTTGCGGCTATCTTGTCCGGCCCACTCCCGAACAGGAAGGGGAATTGTGGCTGATGTGGCAGGGAGATTTGCGCATTCGCCTATGGCGCGATGAACAGGAACAACGGCCGCTTCCGGAAACGAGCTTCCGTACGGAAGAAAGATGGACCAGTATGAGTTCGGCACGCCAGTCTCGGCTTCAACGATCGAAGACCGCAGCGCAATATCCGCATATGGTTCACCTTCCGATCCCATCTCGGGAAAAGGGCGGGCTGCTGCTTTATACCGATGGATTGCAGTCTCTGGACAAAGCTGGACTTCCTTTATCCGGATGCGAACTAACGGATGCCTTGAGGGGCGGAGCAGCGGGCTGGCTTGAAGATGATGCTTCGCTGCTTGAAGTAAGCTGGAACGGAGTGGAGCCGGATTTTTAA
- a CDS encoding SDR family oxidoreductase — MTVPNQTVQRFSGKTAIVTGAGSGIGKATAIQLAREGAKVAIFDLNDQRIAETENEINQIFQGAARAFDVDISDEARVAKAVKEAADHFDGVDILFANAGINGAWGPIEDMRLEDWEQTLRVNLNGTFLSVKHTIPYMKKRGAGSIIITSSINGLDRFSGWGASAYSTTKAGQVAFAKMAALELAKFKIRVNVISPGAIATNIDESTKISDELKEIVIPVEYPEGSQPLADGPGQPEDVAELVCFLASDASKHITGARVRIDGAEALL; from the coding sequence ATGACAGTACCAAACCAGACAGTTCAGCGCTTTAGCGGAAAAACGGCGATTGTAACCGGAGCGGGTTCTGGAATCGGAAAAGCGACGGCCATTCAGCTGGCGAGAGAAGGAGCGAAGGTGGCGATTTTTGATCTGAACGATCAGCGGATTGCGGAGACTGAAAATGAAATCAATCAAATTTTCCAAGGGGCAGCCCGTGCGTTTGATGTGGATATCTCCGATGAAGCCCGGGTGGCGAAAGCGGTCAAGGAAGCTGCGGATCATTTTGACGGGGTGGACATTTTGTTCGCGAATGCCGGCATTAACGGGGCTTGGGGTCCGATTGAGGACATGCGTCTGGAAGACTGGGAGCAAACCCTGCGGGTCAATTTGAACGGCACCTTCCTTTCGGTTAAACATACCATTCCTTATATGAAAAAAAGAGGAGCTGGCAGTATTATCATTACCAGCTCGATCAACGGGCTTGACCGCTTTTCCGGCTGGGGGGCTTCGGCCTACAGTACAACCAAAGCCGGTCAGGTGGCTTTTGCCAAAATGGCAGCGCTGGAGCTGGCCAAATTCAAGATTCGCGTCAATGTTATCAGCCCGGGGGCAATCGCGACCAATATCGACGAATCGACCAAAATCAGCGACGAGCTGAAAGAAATCGTCATTCCGGTCGAATATCCGGAGGGCAGCCAGCCGCTTGCTGACGGGCCGGGCCAGCCGGAGGATGTCGCTGAACTGGTCTGTTTCCTCGCTTCAGATGCCTCCAAACATATTACAGGAGCGCGGGTCCGGATTGACGGGGCGGAAGCTTTGCTCTGA
- the gluQRS gene encoding tRNA glutamyl-Q(34) synthetase GluQRS, translating to MIRGRFAPTPSGTMHLGNAKIALLSWLQVRAANGVFVLRIEDIDMQRSKSELARQIIADMKWLGLNWDEGPGQGGNYGPYTQSERRDRYEQALQELEHKGRLYPCYCSRAELLQIAGAPHGLASEGPVYPGTCRKLTPQEREERALHKTSSLRFALQNEQYEVQDGIAGFQHFPEASGGDFIVKRADGMYSYQLAVTVDDAAMGITHVLRGSDLLDSTPRQLALYEAFGWQPPQFAHAPLLMGEDGRRLAKRHGDLSLVQLRRSGLPAERVIGWLAYISGLIDRPEPVQASELVTGFTLDLISKSPFTLTSQMVQQLLADSR from the coding sequence ATGATAAGAGGACGTTTTGCCCCTACTCCGTCAGGAACGATGCATCTTGGGAACGCCAAAATCGCCCTGCTGTCCTGGCTGCAGGTCCGCGCTGCGAACGGCGTATTTGTGCTGCGGATTGAAGATATTGATATGCAGCGCTCCAAATCCGAATTAGCCCGGCAAATTATCGCTGATATGAAGTGGCTTGGCCTGAATTGGGACGAGGGACCCGGTCAGGGAGGAAATTACGGACCTTATACGCAAAGCGAACGGCGGGACCGGTATGAGCAGGCCCTGCAGGAGCTGGAGCATAAAGGGCGCCTGTATCCCTGCTACTGCAGCCGGGCCGAGCTGCTGCAAATTGCCGGGGCTCCTCATGGCCTGGCCTCGGAAGGCCCTGTTTATCCGGGAACCTGCCGAAAGCTGACACCGCAGGAACGTGAGGAAAGGGCGCTACATAAAACGTCCTCTCTCCGGTTTGCGCTCCAAAACGAGCAATATGAGGTTCAGGATGGCATAGCGGGGTTTCAGCATTTTCCTGAAGCAAGCGGTGGCGATTTTATCGTAAAAAGAGCGGACGGCATGTATTCCTACCAGCTCGCCGTGACCGTGGATGACGCTGCCATGGGCATTACGCATGTGCTGCGCGGCAGCGACCTGCTGGATTCAACTCCCCGGCAGCTGGCTCTATATGAAGCCTTTGGCTGGCAGCCGCCACAGTTTGCCCATGCGCCTCTGCTTATGGGGGAAGACGGACGGCGGCTCGCCAAACGCCATGGCGATCTCAGTCTGGTCCAGCTTCGCCGTTCCGGTCTTCCTGCAGAGAGGGTTATCGGCTGGCTGGCTTATATCAGCGGGCTGATCGACCGGCCCGAGCCCGTTCAGGCCTCAGAGCTGGTTACAGGATTTACGCTGGACCTAATCTCGAAATCGCCCTTTACGTTGACCTCGCAGATGGTTCAGCAGCTGCTGGCGGATTCTCGCTAA